In Pseudomonas coleopterorum, the genomic window ATAGCCATACTTGCCTCAACCTGATTAGCGCCCGTTGCCGGGCGCCAGGATTACAGTTTCTTGGCTTTCTCGATCGCTTCTTCGATGCCGCCGACCATGTAGAACGCTTGTTCCGGCAGGTGGTCGTAGTCGCCGTTGAGGATGCCTTTGAAGCCTGCGATGGTGTCTTTCAGGGAAACGTATTTACCCGAGGCACCGGTGAAGACTTCAGCCACGAAGAACGGCTGCGACAGGAAGCGCTGGATCTTACGAGCGCGGGATACCAACTGCTTGTCGGTTTCCGACAGCTCGTCCATACCCAGGATCGCAATGATGTCCTTCAGCTCTTTGTAGCGCTGCAGCACGTACTGAACGCCGCGAGCGGTGTCGTAGTGCTCCTGGCCGATCACGTTCGGGTCCAGCTGGCGCGAAGTCGAGTCCAGTGGATCGACCGCTGGGTAGATACCCAGGGAAGCGATGTCACGGGACAGTACGACGGTGGCGTCCAAGTGGGCGAAGGTGGTCGCCGGCGACGGGTCGGTCAAGTCGTCCGCAGGTACGTATACCGCCTGGATCGAGGTGATCGAACCTTCCTTGGTCGAAGTGATGCGTTCCTGCAGAACGCCCATCTCTTCGGCCAGGGTCGGCTGGTAACCTACTGCCGAAGGCATACGGCCCAGCAGTGCGGATACTTCGGTACCGGCCAGGGTGTAACGATAGATGTTGTCGACGAACAGCAGAACGTCGTTACCTTCGTCACGGAATTTCTCGGCCATGGTCAGACCGGTCAGGGCGACGCGCAGACGGTTACCCGGCGGCTCGTTCATCTGGCCGTAGACAAGGGCTACCTTGTCCAGAACGTTGGAGTCCTTCATCTCGTGGTAGAAGTCGTTACCCTCACGGGTACGCTCACCCACACCGGCGAACACGGAATAACCGCTGTGCTCGATGGCGATGTTACGGATCAGCTCCATCATGTTCACGGTCTTGCCGACACCGGCACCACCGAACAGACCGACTTTACCGCCCTTGGCGAACGGGCAGACCAGGTCGATAACCTTGATGCCGGTTTCCAGCAGGTCGTTGCCGCCTGCCTGCTCCGCGAAGGAAGGTGCTGGACGGTGAATGCCCCAGCGCTCTTCGGTATCGATCGGGCCCGCTTCGTCGATCGGGTTGCCCAGAACGTCCATGATGCGGCCCAGGGTGGCCTTGCCGACAGGGACGGAAATGGCTGCGCCGCTGTCGAGCACGTTCAGGCCGCGTTTCAGGCCTTCGGTGGAACCCATGGCGATGGTACGAACCACGCCGTCGCCCAGCTGCTGCTGGACTTCGAGAGTGGTTTCAGCGCCTTGTACCTTCAGCGCGTTGTAGATGCTCGGTACGCTGTCGCGTGGAAATTCCACGTCGATAACGGCGCCGATGATTTGAACGATACGTCCGCTACTCATAGCTGGATCCTCTGAATATTTGAACCGTTAAACCGCGGCAGCGCCGCCGACGATTTCCGAGATCTCTTGGGTGATCGCAGCCTGACGCGCCTTGTTGTAGATCAGCTGCAAATCGCTGATCAGGTCGCCGGCGTTGTCGGTTGCATTCTTCATTGCGATCATCCGCGCCGCTTGTTCAGCAGCGTTGTTCTCGACCACCGCCTGGTACACCTGCGACTCCACGTAACGCACCATCAGGCCTTCAAGCAGCTCTTTGGCGTCGGGTTCGTACAGGTAATCCCAGTGGTGCTTGAGTTCTTGATCCGGGGTTGCCTCCAACGGGAT contains:
- the atpD gene encoding F0F1 ATP synthase subunit beta produces the protein MSSGRIVQIIGAVIDVEFPRDSVPSIYNALKVQGAETTLEVQQQLGDGVVRTIAMGSTEGLKRGLNVLDSGAAISVPVGKATLGRIMDVLGNPIDEAGPIDTEERWGIHRPAPSFAEQAGGNDLLETGIKVIDLVCPFAKGGKVGLFGGAGVGKTVNMMELIRNIAIEHSGYSVFAGVGERTREGNDFYHEMKDSNVLDKVALVYGQMNEPPGNRLRVALTGLTMAEKFRDEGNDVLLFVDNIYRYTLAGTEVSALLGRMPSAVGYQPTLAEEMGVLQERITSTKEGSITSIQAVYVPADDLTDPSPATTFAHLDATVVLSRDIASLGIYPAVDPLDSTSRQLDPNVIGQEHYDTARGVQYVLQRYKELKDIIAILGMDELSETDKQLVSRARKIQRFLSQPFFVAEVFTGASGKYVSLKDTIAGFKGILNGDYDHLPEQAFYMVGGIEEAIEKAKKL